ATTCTGGGGGAATTTCAGTAATTAATTTATTTAGTTTGATTTCTCTGGCACTCAAGGCAGCTTTGCGTAGTTGATTTTTCCATGTTGAGGGCATTTGTTGTATTTGAGTTTGTAGTTTTTGGTTGTCAACGGTTGGGGCTTGAGATTGGATTAATTTTTTTTCTGAGCAACTTTGGTAAATATATTCAACTCCTAAATATTTTGCCATGATTTCAAAGATGTCTTTTTCTTGGAAGGGTTTACTGACAAAGTCATTACATCCTACTTCTAGGATTGCTTTTCTTTCTTCATCAAAGGCGGTGGCAGTGAGGGCAATTATGGGTACTGATTTTCTTTTTTTTCCTTGGATTGCTTCTCGGGTACGAATATGACGACTCGCTTCATAACCATCCATCACAGGCATTCGCATATCCATCCAAATTAAGTCGGGTTGCCATTTTTCCCAAAGTGCGATCGCCTCTTTACCGTTTTCCGCAGTTTTCACATCAAAACCCACAGAATCCAACATTTTTTCCATCAAAAGACGATTATCCCTAACATCTTCCACCACCAAAATGCGATAAATAGGTTGTGAGTCCGATAAACCGATAATTTGTTTAGCATCAGTTTTATGGGTAATTCGTTCGGGAAGATTCATCCCAATTCGACAGGTAAAAATAGAACCTTCTCCCAACTTACTCCTAACAATGATGTCACCATCCATCAGACGGGCAAATTGACGACTAATAGATAGTCCTAACCCTGTACCCTCCTTTGAATGAATACTATTATCAGTTTGCTTAAAAGGCTCGAAAATAGTTTCCAAATTTTCATTATCAATGCCTATACCCGTATCCTTAACCTCAATCAACAACTCTACATTTTTACTATTCTTAGAATAAGATAATAAAGAAATAATTAAATCTACATTACCCTCCTCCGTAAATTTAATAGCATTACCCACCAAATTAACAATAATTTGCCTTAACTTACTTTCATCTCCCTCCAAATATTGAGGTAATTCCACATCTTGCTCTACCGTAAAACATAACCCCTTAGAATGAGACTTAATGGTTAATAATTCTCGTACAGACTTAATCAAGTCATAAAGATTAAAACAGCTATGATTTAAAGTAATTTGCCCTGCCTCAATGCGAGACATTTCCAACACATCATTAATCAAAGATAATAAATGTTCACCACTACGATTAATAATCCCCAAATACTCCTTTTGTACCTCAGAAACAGAACAATCTCGATTCATCATCTGAGTAAAACCCAAAATAGCATTAAGGGGAGTACGTAATTCATGACTCATTTTTGCTAAAAACTGACTTTTTGCCAAATTTGCCGCATTTGCCTGTTTGGTTGTTTCCTCCAAAATAGTTTGAGAATATTGTGAAAACTCCAAAGCTGTTAGCAATAAAACCTTTCTCAATTCCTGCGCCGCATCAATTTCTACCAATTCCCAAGGAAAAGATTTATTTTTCACCGTTTCTTTCCAAAGGGTAAAGGAATGACGGGGAGTCAACTGAGGAATATCATTTATATTTTCAATGGTTACATTATAAGGATTTCCAGCCCAAGGTACCTGATAAGATTGTTCTGGTCGAAACCAAATTAAATGATAGGTATGATTAGTTAAAAACAAAGAAATACTTAAAATTCCACATCCTTTATCTTTAAATTGTTGGGCAGGAGGATAAATTGTGACTAAAGAATCAGTAAAAAAGACTTCTTGCTGATTATCTTCCAGAACATTTTTTATTAAGTCTTCAACCTGTTGTTGTGTGGGAGTGTTACCCATTAAGTTAATATTTTTGTCAAGACAAATGGCTAAACCTTCAGACTTAGTCAGTTTGATTAAACTATTTTTATTTTTGGCAAAAACTTCACCTACTAAATCTGGAGTTTTTAGTAAACCTTTTCGTAGTCGATTTTGTATTCCTTGTATTTGAAGATGATAGGTTTTAAATTGTTGTTCTTGCTTACAGAATAGGTGCGCTGACAAAAATTGTCCTAAAAATTCGCCTACTTTTCTAGTTTCATAATTAATGTATTTAGGGGAGTAGTGATGACAAGCAATTAAACCCCACAGTTTATCTTGATTGAGCAGGGATATAGACATAGAAGCCTTTACTCCCATATTTTTCAAATATTGAATATGACAGGGGAAAACGCTTCTCAAAATTGAGCGACTGAGATCTAATTCTTCATTTTTGAGGGGATGTTTACTGGGAATAATTTTGATCGGTTCAGCTGATACATCACAAATAATTCTTAACCAATTAGAAGCATAAAATTCCCTTGCAGGGGTAGGAATATCATAGGAAGGATAGTGTAATCCTAAATAACTTTCTATATCTTCTTTTTTATCTTCAGCTATGACAACTCCACTACTGTCAAAATTGAAACGATAAATTAGAACTCGATCAAATTGAGTGATTTTTCTAATCTCTTGGGTAATAATCTGATAAGTTTCTTCTAATTTATTCTCGGCACTGATATTAAGAATGGCATTATTTAAGAGATTATATAAATCTGTTTCATATCCTTTTTTGCCAATAATTAAGGGTTCTAGCTCTAGGATAATACTATCTTGAATAGTATGAATTGTACCTTGAAATTTTAGATTATTTTTAGATTTTTTTATTTTAATAATATCTACAAAGTCATGACTATGAATTGCCAAGGAAGCTAATATATTTTGAATTTGTTTAGGATAAAGTAAATATTTGAGAGGCTTTCCTAATAAAAATGAAGGTTCTATTTCCAAGAACAATTTAAGGTTTTCGCTAACCTGAATAATATTCAAAGTATTATAATCAACAACAATTAAAATACCATGATTTTGTATCGAACTAGGATAGCGAATTTCATACTGTTCATGTTGTTTCACATGATGACTTGAGAGATCAATCATAACAATTTTTTGATATATAATTAAATAGTTTTAATTGACTTTTTTAAGATCAATTCAGAAAACTTCAATAAATTTTGTCTCCTTTTTTGTGAGATAGTTTATTTTATTTTAACTATTTATATTTATTAATTGGTATGATTGTTGAATAATTGTTACTGAATAATTTTGATATTTAAAAATCCCAATCCTCATCCTCATTATCAAAATTATCTAAATCTTCATCTACATCATAGGCAGGGGTAATTACTCGATAGGTAGCATCATAAATTCCTCCTTGGGAAGGGCGAGGGTTAGGTTGTTGACGGGGAGGAATTTTGGCACTTTTGGGTATAATTTCGGTTCTTTCTCTGGGTTGATAGGAATAGGGGGCGGCTTGGCGGGTTTTTGGTTTTATTTCTTGTTCTGATTCTTCTAGTTCTATGATTTCTTTTTCTGGTGGTATGTCAATGGTTTTTTCCTCTTGATCGATAAGCTTTTCTGGTGGTATATCAATTGTTTTTTCTTGTTCTACTTTTTCTTCTATAAAATCATCGAAATCATCTTCTTTTTTGCTCAAGTTGTCTTCTTGAGTAAAGTTTTTTGCGGGTTTTTGGATAGGTTCATTATTTTCATAAAATTCTCCTAATGGTTGATTATATTCAAAGGGATTAAGATCAACTTTTGGTGATTTGTTAGGTTCTATTTCTGGCTCGGGGGGATAAATAGGTTCATCTTGGTATCTGGGTTGATAGTTGGGATGATATTTTTCTTCTATTTTTCTTGAGTATTGACTATCCGTTGATGGGGGTGGTTCGTTAGGAATATTATAGTTTCTCTTAGAATAATTATTGGTTTTTGGAGTGGATAAATTAATCAAGAATTTGATAATTAGGGTAGAAAGTATACCACCTAAAAAGGCGGAGAAAAGTATAATTGATAGGGGGATATTGATGGGGGCAGATCCAAGGATAATAATAGGTATTGTTGCGGAATTTTGTAATAGTAATAGGACTAAGATTAATAAAAATAGAATTAGTATTAAACTTTTGAAGTTCATGGTTAAGTTTTGTTGATGGGGATAATGTTAGTTTTTCTGAGCAAAGAACATATATAAACTATTTTTTGAGGATTTTGTTATAAATAAATTTGATTTAGATCAAGAATAAAATTGTTCTTTTTGGTGGATATAAATATTTAATATATTCAAGAAAAATTAGTAAAAATATTGATTAACAACCTAACAAGGGGAGTTAAGCCCCTTGTATTTTTTTATGATGATTTTCTTATGGATTATTTTATTGCCAAAAAAATATTATTTCTCTAGGGGAAAATAAACTAAGGGGAACCAACTACGATGGAGAATTTCCTGACCAAAACTGCGCACTGTCCAGTTTAGTAAAATATTATCACGGTCATCGGCAATGGCGATCGCACTTACATCATAATTAAGGGCAACGTCAAGAATTTCGGTAATAGGATCACCTTTTTTCACGAGGGATTGAACTTCTAAACCTAAATCTTTTAATTCCTGTTCGACTACCGCCAAATCTTTTTCGGCATTTTCGAGTCTATTTTCTAATAAAATGGGAGAACGAGAAACTTCTTCTACTACAGTTAATAATAAAATTTGGTGCCGAGTTTTGATGGTTTCTTTTTGACAATATTCTTTGACTTTATCAATAAGATAACGGGAAGATTTTCCACCCTTATAAGGTACTAACCAAAAACGATTAAGATGTTTGCATCGTAAGGCTAATTCTTCATCTCTATAAACGGAAATTAATTGAGGGCGTAAAATCATTAAAGGTACTTTTAGTTTTTTGGTTAATTTAGTGGCAGTAGAACCAAATAAACCCTCTTGAATAGCAGTTCTTACTGCAGTACCTAAAATGACAAAATCAATATTGTATTTTTCTACAGTTTCGATAATATTGGGTGTTGCATCCCCAGAGATAACTTCTATATTAACCTTAATTGTATCAGGAACATTCTCTAATTGAGAAGAAAGAAAATTTTTAACCTCTTCAATTCTTTCATAATCAATTCGGGGAATTTCTCCCTCTGTCCAGACGGGAACACTATGTAAAAAGGTAATTTCTTTTAAACCACTATGTTCAAAACTAGCCACAAATCGGGTTAATTTGTGTAAACCATCTTTTAAATCTGTACAAATTAGGCAACGTTGAAGCATATATTTTTCTTTTGTCTTGAATTATTTTATTTATTTTAGATTAACATTTAACTAGGTGTTAATTGCTGGTTTAACCTTGGGTTAAGATGAGCAAATACTTTTTATTTATGTTATGTTAAATTTTTTCTCCACTGAGTATAAATACAGGGGCGATCGCAGCGAAAACTTGGCTCAGTCCCCTTGTTTCTAGGCGGTTGATGGATGATTGCACCACTTCAATGTTTCGGGCTTGTAATTGGGCTAGTCCTTCGGAGAGTTGATAGAGATTTTCCAAATTAGAGGCGATCGCCACCACCCTTCCTTGAGGTTGTAAATATTCCCACACCTCCAACAAAACCGCCTTGACCGATTTACCACCACCAATAAAAACCCGATTCGGCTTCGACTTTATTTCCCCTAGACAATCTGGAGCGCTACCCTCACGGACAGTAACATTTTTGACATTAAATAAACGACAATTTTTTTTGATCAAAGAAACAATTTCAGGATCACGCTCAATGGCAACAATTTCACTCTTAGGACAGAGCAAACCCATCTCAATGGAAACAGTACCAGTACCCGCCCCAATATCCCAAATTACCGAATTATCCTCCAAGCGTAGCGCCGACAAAATCAACAACCTGACCTCTCTTTTGGTCAGAGGAATCCCCGGTAAACGCTCAAAAAGTTCGTCAGGTATTCCCGAAGTTTTATATTTCCACACCATAAGCCAACAT
The sequence above is a segment of the Cyanobacterium stanieri PCC 7202 genome. Coding sequences within it:
- a CDS encoding multi-sensor hybrid histidine kinase (PFAM: Response regulator receiver domain; Histidine kinase-, DNA gyrase B-, and HSP90-like ATPase; GAF domain; Phytochrome region; His Kinase A (phosphoacceptor) domain; PAS fold~COGs: COG4251 Bacteriophytochrome (light-regulated signal transduction histidine kinase)~InterProIPR013654:IPR003018:IPR013515:IPR003661:IPR 003594:IPR001789:IPR016132:IPR005467:IPR001294~KEGG: cyp:PCC8801_1484 multi-sensor hybrid histidine kinase~PFAM: ATP-binding region ATPase domain protein; histidine kinase A domain protein; GAF domain protein; PAS fold-2 domain protein; Phytochrome central region domain protein; response regulator receiver~SMART: ATP-binding region ATPase domain protein; histidine kinase A domain protein; GAF domain protein; response regulator receiver~SPTR: Sensor protein) — protein: MIDLSSHHVKQHEQYEIRYPSSIQNHGILIVVDYNTLNIIQVSENLKLFLEIEPSFLLGKPLKYLLYPKQIQNILASLAIHSHDFVDIIKIKKSKNNLKFQGTIHTIQDSIILELEPLIIGKKGYETDLYNLLNNAILNISAENKLEETYQIITQEIRKITQFDRVLIYRFNFDSSGVVIAEDKKEDIESYLGLHYPSYDIPTPAREFYASNWLRIICDVSAEPIKIIPSKHPLKNEELDLSRSILRSVFPCHIQYLKNMGVKASMSISLLNQDKLWGLIACHHYSPKYINYETRKVGEFLGQFLSAHLFCKQEQQFKTYHLQIQGIQNRLRKGLLKTPDLVGEVFAKNKNSLIKLTKSEGLAICLDKNINLMGNTPTQQQVEDLIKNVLEDNQQEVFFTDSLVTIYPPAQQFKDKGCGILSISLFLTNHTYHLIWFRPEQSYQVPWAGNPYNVTIENINDIPQLTPRHSFTLWKETVKNKSFPWELVEIDAAQELRKVLLLTALEFSQYSQTILEETTKQANAANLAKSQFLAKMSHELRTPLNAILGFTQMMNRDCSVSEVQKEYLGIINRSGEHLLSLINDVLEMSRIEAGQITLNHSCFNLYDLIKSVRELLTIKSHSKGLCFTVEQDVELPQYLEGDESKLRQIIVNLVGNAIKFTEEGNVDLIISLLSYSKNSKNVELLIEVKDTGIGIDNENLETIFEPFKQTDNSIHSKEGTGLGLSISRQFARLMDGDIIVRSKLGEGSIFTCRIGMNLPERITHKTDAKQIIGLSDSQPIYRILVVEDVRDNRLLMEKMLDSVGFDVKTAENGKEAIALWEKWQPDLIWMDMRMPVMDGYEASRHIRTREAIQGKKRKSVPIIALTATAFDEERKAILEVGCNDFVSKPFQEKDIFEIMAKYLGVEYIYQSCSEKKLIQSQAPTVDNQKLQTQIQQMPSTWKNQLRKAALSAREIKLNKLITEIPPEFSLLAHNLTYMLNNLSFEQIANLIEVNHE
- a CDS encoding hypothetical protein (KEGG: cyh:Cyan8802_4008 hypothetical protein~SPTR: Putative uncharacterized protein); the encoded protein is MNFKSLILILFLLILVLLLLQNSATIPIIILGSAPINIPLSIILFSAFLGGILSTLIIKFLINLSTPKTNNYSKRNYNIPNEPPPSTDSQYSRKIEEKYHPNYQPRYQDEPIYPPEPEIEPNKSPKVDLNPFEYNQPLGEFYENNEPIQKPAKNFTQEDNLSKKEDDFDDFIEEKVEQEKTIDIPPEKLIDQEEKTIDIPPEKEIIELEESEQEIKPKTRQAAPYSYQPRERTEIIPKSAKIPPRQQPNPRPSQGGIYDATYRVITPAYDVDEDLDNFDNEDEDWDF
- a CDS encoding UspA domain-containing protein (PFAM: Universal stress protein family~InterPro IPR006016~KEGG: syp:SYNPCC7002_A1934 universal stress protein family protein~PFAM: UspA domain-containing protein~SPTR: Universal stress protein family domain protein), producing MLQRCLICTDLKDGLHKLTRFVASFEHSGLKEITFLHSVPVWTEGEIPRIDYERIEEVKNFLSSQLENVPDTIKVNIEVISGDATPNIIETVEKYNIDFVILGTAVRTAIQEGLFGSTATKLTKKLKVPLMILRPQLISVYRDEELALRCKHLNRFWLVPYKGGKSSRYLIDKVKEYCQKETIKTRHQILLLTVVEEVSRSPILLENRLENAEKDLAVVEQELKDLGLEVQSLVKKGDPITEILDVALNYDVSAIAIADDRDNILLNWTVRSFGQEILHRSWFPLVYFPLEK
- a CDS encoding precorrin-6Y C5,15-methyltransferase (decarboxylating), CbiT subunit (TIGRFAM: methyltransferase, FkbM family; precorrin-6Y C5,15-methyltransferase (decarboxylating), CbiT subunit~COGs: COG2242 Precorrin-6B methylase 2~InterPro IPR020596:IPR014008~KEGG: cyt:cce_4268 precorrin-6B methylase~SPTR: Genome sequencing data, contig C313;~TIGRFAM: precorrin-6Y C5,15-methyltransferase (decarboxylating), CbiT subunit) gives rise to the protein MVWKYKTSGIPDELFERLPGIPLTKREVRLLILSALRLEDNSVIWDIGAGTGTVSIEMGLLCPKSEIVAIERDPEIVSLIKKNCRLFNVKNVTVREGSAPDCLGEIKSKPNRVFIGGGKSVKAVLLEVWEYLQPQGRVVAIASNLENLYQLSEGLAQLQARNIEVVQSSINRLETRGLSQVFAAIAPVFILSGEKI